The Hydractinia symbiolongicarpus strain clone_291-10 chromosome 2, HSymV2.1, whole genome shotgun sequence genomic sequence ACATAATAATCTTTCTACTCAgtgtatacagaaaaaaattaaagttgaacaaaatcaaaaaaatgaaaaatgttataaaaaggtACAAAGGCACGAAAAAATTCAATAGTCACAATCAGCATAATGCCTGTGAGCAGTACTCCTGGAGAGATGATTATTGAAACTTATCGAAAAGATACAAAGGAGGCAATGATCATGCTGGGAGCAGAAATTCACAActcttaaaaatatcaacctACTTGAAATCTTGTAGAATTCTCTGATGTTGTGGACTTGGATGTAAGTTTGGACTTGGATGTGAGTTTGGACTCTGGAAGATGTTCTGATTTGGATTATTTTGAGTACTTGTTGTTGATGATGACAGACCATCCAATGCATTATTCAGTCTGTCTATAGCGTCTTTCACTTTCTGCATGCTGAATCAATTTTTAATTCCTAAAACATCACATACAATTTAGcttgaaagttttgaaaattacaaccaTGCCGATAAATATTCACGATAGtaagacaaaaatttaaaaatgtcttaagAATATCCTTAAAGGAAAATGGAATAAGAACATTGTACATATTTGCTGCattatttaaaattcttgaaaatGGGTGCAGTGTCACTTGAAGAAAACCGTGTTTTGTCTTGATTAATTTGCCAGTCAATtgaaaaaattcgaaatttatTCACGGGTAACCAAGGCAAATGGCGCGAAAGTACGCGTCCCCTCTTCCTACACGCCGCGTCGCCCTTGTTTGCGCGTCTTTCCATCACGCAACGCGTCCTTCTGTTACGCAtcgcgtccttctattacgcctcgcatCTCTCTATTATTACATACGCGTCtcactattacgcctcgcgactCTCTATTTCGCCTCGCGTCCACCTATACTACGCCTCGCGACCTTGGGATCTATATTGCACCTCGACACTCTACTACGCAACACGACACTCTATAGCGTGACTTTTGTCCAGTACATGACTCCATATACAACACTTTACGATGAGGTGAACAGAAAGCACGGAAAGACTACACAGAGGAATATCAGGGGGGACGATATCCAAATGGTAGAAGACGGAGATAGAATCAAAACATGACGGTTCAACAAGCATTTGAACCAACCTCTAAAGGACGCAATGCAAAAAATTACGTCACACATAGAAATGCACGTAAGGGTTGTGTATAGTTTTAGTTGTGATATTTACAAGGGTGGCGTTTCTAATTACAATAAAACTAAGAGCTTCAGGTTGCTGTCAAGTATAGCGAAAATCGAAGCGTTTATGGAAGAATGTGAAATGAAGCGTCTCGATCTGGAGGATGGCGAGTTCTGGACTAAGGCTTATGGTGGCTCACCAATAAAAAATACCCGATTTTGGCCaaaattttgagattttaaatgatttaaagtaaataaatatcGCTGAAAACGATTCTGAAAACCAATTTTTTATATCTGGTGTAGTTTTTCAGGAATTATCCCATTACCAGTGAATGTCCCCCTGGCAACGGGCCTTAGTAACGGTGATTTGGTCCTTTTTAGGGCTTTTAGTACTTAcaattttagtatttttgacCAGCTTGGTTAACCACGCTTTCGACTAAGCTTAGTTTAAAGGGACTGTccggtgaaaaattattttaaaatattatttgtaatttaaaattatgaCATAGAAAATacctttcttttttgatattattcacTTAATcacatatataaacaaacttttttatcgTAGATGTGTTAAAGCATGGCTTCGTCTTGTTGCTGCAAATGCGCGCAAAACGGCCtgggttaaaaatttaatatgcgTAATTATGCATGTGACGTAGAACAGTGGTGAAAAACAGACTATGTAGCGAAAGTGTGTAGCGTTTTCAGTACAAATATGAACCCCCCTAGAAGTTAACTGTTTagaaacttatttaaaaaaaacttttaattttaaactctTCTCTACAAATTATGAAATACGATTATTAATATGTCTTCGTCGAACAAAAATTTCACGGTATTAGGATTTCAGATTCCGAAATAGCTTCACAGCCTAGGCGGGTTTTTAATGATGCTTTTGATGATCAGGCAGACTTCGATCCTCAGCAAAATCCTAGATTGTGTAAGCCTGTTACTGATTGGTGTCGTTGTGGTAAATGTGAGAGGATGCCGACAGAGAAAGAGTGTGTTTGCTGTGTTGAAATCGATGCCATAAAATACTTCAATCTTaatggtagcgatttatttttatatatttccaaaaataataaGGGGAGTTTATATTTCCAGACTTTTTTCTAACTTCACGATAATTATTTTAAGATCAGGAATGCATCACACAGCATCCACATTTTAACTACATCGTGTTGTTGAAAGATGTGTTATGGACAGCGTTAGTCGCGCTATATGACCGGGAAAGTCGCGGTTTACCTGAGCGTGACCATGTACCAAATAGGTAATCTATTTAATCTCTCCCGCGTTACTAAAAATTCGACGATTGACTTAACTTATTTTGCTAAAAATTTTAGGACGTACCGTTACGGTGCTTATCGACAGTTTTGCTGGTTTATCCACAACAAACTTGGGCGAGGTGTACGACGTGTCATACCAGCGTGTGCAGTTTGTAAGATCAGGGAGGAATATCCTAGTGTAGATGGACGATACACTGGGTTTAAGGGTGACGCAGAAGGGGGAGAACTGGTTGAAATGGATTTTTCTTGGATAGCGGAGATAGAAGACGAATAGTTATTATATACACTACTTGTACATATTTACAAAAgtcatacacatttttttcgtATAAGAATCTGTTTTTTAAGAAACGTAGTAATAGATTTTTTTGTGCAAATTTAAGAAACGTTAGAAGAAGTATTCATCGGattgcttaaaaattaaaaacgtgtattagaaattttatatttacaattttatacGTTTATATTTGGtcgatttttcaataatttcttcGCGAGGTGGCCTGTCATCGGGAGTAATCTTTAACGACAGTTGGCGTTTCATCCGATTTCTttctgaaactttttttttacattcggcgcgtttcattattttttgcagGATATAGTGTAAGTAGCCATAATCCTTATCAACTTTCACAATTTTGGATACAAATCTTTTGTTCGGTTTGGAATACGCGACTTTGAAAAGTGGTTTCCGAATTCCTTCTTCGTTAACTGAGTGTTTCTAAAGATTATCAGAGCACACAAAATATTGCATatttaatatcaaaaacataaaatttgcaATGTTTTATATACCTGTTCTCTGTTGATGTTGTGGTTGTGATCTAAAATAGCGAGTTGGGTACCAGCGAGCAtcttttccattttaaaaaaggttgACTTTGGCAAGTACCTAATTTTCAGTGAATGAAAAACTTCCAAGAGGGTAGTGTTGATTTGCTCCGTAAGCTTTTCAAGATCTTTTACAAGGCAAGGCTGTGTCACAATTTTAACCAATTTGTTGTGAGCTTCAGAACCCATCACAAGCcacttttttctttctgtctctTCCTCATTTAATCTTGGATGGTCGCAAGCTTTGTATGTCTTGTTGTGGGTAAAGGTATGTCTGTTGACAGAGTGGTGAATTATCGACGTAAATCTTTCAACTAACTCTTTTCCACTACCATTACAATTATGGATTGACCAGTACAGGTGGTTGACCACTGCAGGTGCCCAGCTTGCAAGTATGTTTAAGTctatgaagaaataatttaataaaatctGCACATTGAGATCTTAATCACTCTACAACAAAAGTAACATACCTTTCTTTTTTGAAGcctttattaactttttaacgAGTCCCTTCCCAATGTGCCAAGGATCGAACTGAtgaataatttttgtaaatctTGGGTCGGTCCTCATTAGCTTCTTTATGGAGGGATGCCTATCAGTGGAAATCACACGTATTGGAAGTTCCATGTCTTCTTGAAGTTCTTGGATACATCTGATAAAGCCTTCTTTTTCCATTGCTTGTGAGCTGGTTACCTCCTAAATGTAAGAAGAAGTTAAAAGCCGATGAgatagaaatatatatttaggaACACTCAAACGTAAACAAATTTACCTTCACGTGTACTATGctgaaatttaatattttgtttgtctGGCAGTCCATCGCCGATACGGTACTGTAGGTGGCGTTGTGACCAGGTGTATCACATTGACCGTCAACGGCAAGTTCTAGCTGCCGATTTTCATTTGTAATTTCACGTGACAgtatctgtttttcttttcgcCAAGCATGATCTACCTCTGGGTAAACAAAGTTGCCACGATGCTCGTAGTacatggttttggaaatgaattgcAAGTTTAATATGTttgcaaattttaacattttgttaaaTGTTATTCCAGCTAGTTCAATAGCAGCGGTTAAGTGTAAATTACCAGCTCCTTTGGTGCAATTTAGTTTCGGTTGACCAGACCAGTTGTAGTTACAACCTAAAATTCAACAATTAAATTAGAACCTAGGAGGGAGCTACAGGCTATTTTTCAGAATCGAACAATAAATGTTTTACTTAACCTTTTACACACTGTATCTTGTACGTTAGCTGACTGCCAGTATTCTTAACTTCGCTGATGCTTTCACTGTCTATGATGGAACCACACTTTATGCAATACTTAATCAGCTCTTTGATACATGTTTCGTACACCAAGTAAGTTTTTTGCTTGCATGGCTCCATGTTTCGATGTTCAATACgttcttgttcttgttcttCGTCTTCTCCTTCATCCATCTCTTGACTAATTGAATAATTAGGGTCACTTTTATCAGCCCTGAAATAAGGAATATGCAAAAAATAGATTCATAAATACGACTTTATGGAAGTGgttggaaatttatttttgttttgttacctCTCAAGAGATTTGACTAGCCATTCATCATTCTCACTCTCATTGTCGCCATCGGAAATTACGTCCTCGTCCAAATCGTGTCCCTCGTGTGAAAATTCAGAAGTTGGTGGTTCAATTAAATTCGACAATCCCAGCATTTCCAATGTGTTGCTTATATTACCTGAAGTATTAAATGAGGAAAAACGATATAAACAGTTCCttcattaataattttttcattgtAAATTCGTGCACgtataagaaaatatttacCTTTGTGTAGGATATTGAATGTACTGTTCAGAGCTGCTGCTGCGCTTTGTAGGTTCACGTCATCCAAATCGGAATTAAATGAGGAATCAGTACAATTTGAATCTGAAAACATATACattcttaaaaattacaaaataatttgCCACTTCGGTTaagcatgaaaataaaataaagtcgAAAGCCATACCGTTATCTGTGTCCGTTTCATTTTCAGTTTGACAAGAAGCATGTACAACAGCTACTTGGGTTTGCGTTTGCGCATCTGCTACAGAACACAACGTTTGTGTACATGTACTTCGTACTGACGTATCTTTATATTGGGTTGCACTCGTTTGTGTTTTTGGTATGGCCTGTATTCCAATTGATAATTTGGATTCAACTTCAAATTCAACTTCATTATCGATTAAACATAATTGCTCAGAATCTTCAACCAAGGCTGACTTCACCAACTAATAACGATCGAACGAAGTAATAAAAAGGAATGGGAACGAAGATGATATACTCGAGAAATGTTAAGAACATTCAAGGCTTTGTCAATACCAATAGCAAAATACgaggaaattaattttcaagattaacattctgataaaaaaaaaacggatttgctTACGTCTTTAGATTGACTTCGTTTGGCTCGCGATGTGGAGGATGTACGTTCCTTAGGGGCAGTCTTATGACAAAAAATTGTCGGCACAGAATTTTGAATCAACCGGCGTTTGCAAGGACGatctttataaaataattcattCTGAAGTTTCCAGCTTGGGTCAAAGCAGGTTTCTTCAAAATGGTCAGAGCATAGAAATACTTTAGCTGGCAGCTTTGTTCTGTTAATTGCGGCAATCCAGGCTTTGCTAACTTCAGGATTCTTAGGCATTAGAAAGAAGCTTTTATCTTTGTTTGActtaatgttgtttttacaaCCGTACGCCGAACAGTAGGCCATACTAACAGCAAGTTTTTCGACCTTTCTCCGTTCAGAGTTGtttcacaaaaagaaacaaaaatgttatttagttTGCTTTCTAGGGGAAATTGCGTAATGAGGCGGCCTCTTTTACATTTTGATCTTTAAATTTTATCTTCAGCGAAGCGCCTTTAGCGAATAATAACAGAACCTGTGAAATCtgataaattatttataacaCATTTCCGAATATATGCTACACGGGGGTATTAACtgacttaaaaaataataaacgaaaataaaataagtcaaTAAGATTTTTTGTTCCGGTCTATCCTTTAACGGGCTAGcgcgttttgttttgattttctcaCCATTGTGCTACGTCAGGGGAAACATGTGTGTTTAGCCTCTCATTCATGCTGAATTATTCAAACAAAATGGCGATCCAAAGGTGATGCTTCACGAGggaattgaaaaaaagaaaacaacttacataagcgtattaatatattatgttttaaaagatgcaGATATTCTTTAGTAATAAGTACATATTAGTTGAtataataaaacttatttttttaccggACAGTCCCTTTAAAGTTTATTCGGGGGCCATCTTGGATGATTTTCAGGCATAAACAAACGGAGTTTGAGTGAAGTGATAAGGaggaaatttgttttttaaagggaCTGTAcggtgaaaaatatatataccttaTATCAATTCTCCTCCTCTTGTTATTAAAGAAAATCCCCTTCATTCACttcgtatttttttattatagaagtctaaccttttttttttattgactttcttcGTGAAGCATGACCTTCGCTCACCATCATGGCGGGAATAAGTCTGCATTGAAAGTGAGGCTGGATAAATATGTTTGCGTATGACGTAGAGCAATTCAGAAACAAATCATAACAAACTCATTGTATGGAATGTGAGGCAAAAAGTTAACgccgtatttatttatttttttatattcgtgTATATATTAGACAGTTCGTAGCTAATTTACCCCCGTATCATATATATTACATGAAttattcatatatatataaataattcatttttttgtacGAGGTACACCGTTCATTCAAAAATGAAAGGCTAGCGATGAAAATTATCAACTTAGGTcccaggattttttttttcattactttgttgacggaaaaaaagaaaagggaTTCGGGACTAAATGATAAATAGCCTCAACGTGTTTTGAGCATgagaatagcttttaaaaaactgtttattttgttcatattttcttGCAAGAATAGAATAAATAATGggtagtaataaaaataaaggttattgaaagagaaaaagagattTTCGTGGCAACAGGTATCATAAGAAGCAAGAGGCTGACAGTAGTAGTACACCTTACAAGAACAATGTTAATGTCCCCGAAAATAATTCTGTACCTCAAACTGTAAGCAGTAGCAAAGTAATTGTGCAAGAAACTGATGATTCAATTGATAGTGATAACTACAACATTTTGATAAACTTTTCCATCTTAAAGAAACTCATTGAAAATGTATCAAGTTGACCAGAATGTGATAGTGGTTTGATATTCACTGACGAAGAGAACAAGCGCCAAAGATTTTCACATAAACTATATTTTAAATACTCTAGTACTAGATGTACCTTTGTATACAGTACTTTTACTTCTAAAGAAGTTGTAGTAGATAAGAAAAAGAACAAGCAAggaaaaaatttctttgatgtCAATTTAAAGATGGTCATAGCTTATAGCATATCGAAGATTTTCAACcgctcttttgaaaaaaacgatctaatttataaatattatttgggAGATGATGACTCTTCGTCTTATGGTAATGTTGTTGCTAGTAAACCATATGAAGCATATGGCATAGAACCCTTGAAAATAGAGTACTAGAGTATGTTGgtcattttaaaaaacgtaTTGGAACCAGACTATGCAACTGACGCAAGGAAAAACATAACGGGATGAAGCTGACAGGACATGACAAACTAACTGAAGTTGCAGTTAATGCCATGCAAAATTATATTGGTATGGCCATACGTCAAACAACAGCTTTAAAGTCGTTAAATGATAAAGAAAAGTTaccaagtgaaaaaaaaattcgagcATTCTTGTACCATTGTACTGATTTCCCTGACACAACTTGTCGTCACATACTTTGCCCAACTGGTCCTAATAGCTGGTGTAAGTGGAAAAACTCAGAAGGAGCATCAGTTGACAATTCCTACAGACCAAAAGTAAACTTGCCAATTTGGATATATGATATTGTAAGGAAAGACTTTGAAGAATTAAGCGatgataaaattttaagaagGTGTACCCATGGAAAGACACAGAACGCTAATGAGAGTCTTAATAATGTAATTTGGTCAAGGTGTCCCAAAAATATATTCTTACATAAATCTTCTTTCGAAATAGGAGTCAATTCTGCCATATTGCATTTTAATGAGGGAACAGCTGGTGTTAAAAGAGTcttgaattttttgatttttgaaattGGCGCTAAAACCATTTTGTCGTCATCTCGTAAGGATAAAACCCGCTTGTCGAATATGGCTAGAAAAGACACTTTAAAGGTCAAaaatagaagaagaaaattgaGAACTATTAGAAAAGGTAGACAAAGATAAAGAACTTGAAGGAGGGGAATCTTATAAATCTGGCAACTTTTGATGTATtttggacaatttttttttattttgcatattaTCGTATTTGTACATTTTTGCATACTTTACTAATTTTGAACAAAGCTAACATTTTGAATGCCTTGAGCTTTTtacttcaaattttcaggacttTTTACAATACTCCATGATCTAGGTCCTGTACTAAAATACAACCAAAAAAGGATTATATTTACAGTGCtactttaattacaaattttttagcCTACCCCCCAAAATTCAACTTTTggactgaaaaaaataaaaatttcaaaatccgGTTTGACTTAACCATTTTAGTACAGGACCTACATAATGTATGTATGAGTCATTTGGCCAAAAATGAAGCTTTAATTtagtgtagttttaaaaatatggtgatttgaagatttttttaaaaaatggcagaTTTTGaaccttttttagcatttttcttattttttttagcaagATTCTCATCACGAAACACCTGTTTTTGCTTTAATTTTATTCAATATTCATTAGAAaacacaaatatataacaaattgtatgatttaaagaagaaaaaatttttattggtgGGCCACCTTATTTACCACCTGTTAGGACCACCGAGACCCCAGGATTTTGCCCACGTATGCACGTGGGCAAAATCGTCTTTGGTCATGTACAGATCAAGGTGATAAGCACGCGTGAACCTCTTCTGGGATGCGGCCCTCTCTCGGCCTGGCTGCGGAACAAGAGGTGCATCTACGCCATGGATGGTGAAGATGTCAGAACAGACAACTTATGCTTCTGGAGATGTCTTGCAGTAAGGGCCGACGTAGTACGGGGAACGGAACGTCTAACAAACCAGTTCTCAAGTTAGCTCGAGAGTACTACGGGGTCTCCAAGTTTAAACGTAAAGACGTGAGACCTACGAGACTGGTGGATCTGGAGGCAGTTGCCAACCAATTCGAGGTCAACATCCGAGTATTTGAGCCCAAAACAAACTACGAAACAGCACCATGGCGACTCGTTTATGGGCATAGGCAGTACAAAAAGGGTTTAGACACCACTATCAACCTTGGTATGCTGGACGGGCACTGTTTTTACATCAAGGATTTAGACGTGCTGACCAAGCACTGGGAATGCAAAGTATGAGGTCAAGTTTTTAATGAGGCCTGGAATCTCACGCGGCAAAAAGAAGAACGAATGCGAGGGCGTCAAGACGATATTCATTTGCAAAGGCGGGAAGGTGAAACGTATGCCGAGCAGAGCGGAGAAGTTCTTTTACGATGAGGGTTTTAGCTACGATGCCTCAGAATGGCTGGAATACATATCGAAGCAAACTGGAAGACATATCCATCATGCACTCTGTGGAGATGGAGGGGAACGCGTTATACGTGATGGTAAAAGGGAGTGGAAAGTTGACGGCTATGAGCCTTTCACAAAGACCGTCTATGAATACCACGGTTGTAAGTGGCACGGATGTCCCTGTCGACACGAAAGAACCAACGCGGAAAAGAATCGTTACGGTGGAATCCAATCTAAGGAGAATATAATACGGAAACAGGGCTACAACCTCGTCACAGCTTGGGAAAGTGAGAAACCACCAAAAATCAAGAGGCACTTTCAGAAGGAATTTAGACCCTATCCCCACTATATTGTGTTTGATTTCGAGGTTCTCCTACGACCGTGAAATTACCAGCAAACCTCTGATCTGAAATTCCTTTCAAGAATTGTTCCCGTAAGCGTTGGTATCACGGATAGTTAGAATAACCACCCAATGTTCATTGAGTACGAGGATCCCAAGGTGTTGGTAAAACAGTTTGTGGAGCAGAAAG encodes the following:
- the LOC130629438 gene encoding uncharacterized protein LOC130629438, translated to MAYCSAYGCKNNIKSNKDKSFFLMPKNPEVSKAWIAAINRTKLPAKVFLCSDHFEETCFDPSWKLQNELFYKDRPCKRRLIQNSVPTIFCHKTAPKERTSSTSRAKRSQSKDLVKSALVEDSEQLCLIDNEVEFEVESKLSIGIQAIPKTQTSATQYKDTSVRSTCTQTLCSVADAQTQTQVAVVHASCQTENETDTDNDSNCTDSSFNSDLDDVNLQSAAAALNSTFNILHKGNISNTLEMLGLSNLIEPPTSEFSHEGHDLDEDVISDGDNESENDEWLVKSLERADKSDPNYSISQEMDEGEDEEQEQERIEHRNMEPCKQKTYLVYETCIKELIKYCIKCGSIIDSESISEVKNTGSQLTYKIQCVKGCNYNWSGQPKLNCTKGAGNLHLTAAIELAGITFNKMLKFANILNLQFISKTMYYEHRGNFVYPEVDHAWRKEKQILSREITNENRQLELAVDGQCDTPGHNATYSTVSAMDCQTNKILNFSIVHVKEVTSSQAMEKEGFIRCIQELQEDMELPIRVISTDRHPSIKKLMRTDPRFTKIIHQFDPWHIGKGLVKKLIKASKKKDLNILASWAPAVVNHLYWSIHNCNGSGKELVERFTSIIHHSVNRHTFTHNKTYKACDHPRLNEEETERKKWLVMGSEAHNKLVKIVTQPCLVKDLEKLTEQINTTLLEVFHSLKIRYLPKSTFFKMEKMLAGTQLAILDHNHNINREQKHSVNEEGIRKPLFKVAYSKPNKRFVSKIVKVDKDYGYLHYILQKIMKRAECKKKVSERNRMKRQLSLKITPDDRPPREEIIEKSTKYKRIKL